The Athene noctua chromosome 3, bAthNoc1.hap1.1, whole genome shotgun sequence genome includes a region encoding these proteins:
- the LOC141958836 gene encoding polycystin family receptor for egg jelly-like: MRLLRLLVFLVLGSWSWGWAAPVPRLWPPPLRVTCWGPHGQVSQRRDSERWVSCLWNSTVSLRYQPAPGMRAEPEGKEGRPPPPPRCFWYLNSTWVTNTSRWSGQVTLQTGLPPGSAPPPGASILLTVRCSSASCAAPECFHRDVTVEMCGQDMRLFVLWPQTRLIPARQPVELGWCARFKSAGWKYRFSSQGGSPSTLLLPSSQHQDTLPPTVYPTVELRQTCATYYSYRLSVRYRRHGLHVASVSIEQMPHISLNLSLKVERDLLHVLSISSMLLSVARQPLGLSWRLQPLSPGTLAYRLVDTQATGDWLRSYGSFTLQSNFCAVPTPQSLGEKVVASIYFHVDGKGVKESMGELQLLNGTLSLTAGREPPVHVNLHPGETKNGTYTYKDNHGMPYTTEEDETSISTDGPHTRTVFYRQKELSYVLSVEFVAFQWYKFNMYLYMNQKRTPAERDPEVHVFTGSRPSFAQGFTYLVWFIPAQHPMLQCEWTFHLQLFGTQRDRLLQSSTYTYNDHVRNATRFVRRSALPFDPEKYTGFVAKVNCSRSAPTPALLRVTVNNHTAKTIEAPVACRKEACYIHSVRIRRPAPQTSVLRRKKGASFFLFADVRQRCNVGIINKPLWRVYSVKDTETIPDWKNPVNSSGMYGVEMIHLTVPSFTLDYGLYLFNFTVEITPIGTATVLRGTDKIYVQIERDDLVANISGGTFRTVGFSDNWTLDGSASYDPDSKEGLKGITFTWYCTKEVSDYQNMQVSPGKRCHPAQRDLKWLTPSGPVQAVPPESLLGNSAYYFRLEIQKDTRRSYADQTVNVQPGPPLFLNVACLENCGSTLIPTERFILSGKCLNCRTTSQPAYYWSLFSDNSTEVSFDWSSRTSTGRSGPYLSINALTFTEAAHRSYVLQLKVTTWDGRASVYRHTFKVTAPPRAGNCTINPRWGTAFQTKFVVQCSGFSDSNLPLTYKVIAASNVPQTTKITSVEENTFGTILYFGYEPRTPPSFLPVGVPSQKYTLKLYVQVANSLGAFTQVNLYVRVENPVNSRPPAAVFHELLASVSGFNAPMTSYLRAKNYFSAGYLAYVAASVLNYIKVTPTLQLPKAQFRESLIETLLNISAESLMDINQVVASLSQVTEEADEVTVRSQDLAVRKLSELTATLKVQRNETHWSEDAEIQSSGILRGLSNILRAALLPHTNVNVDGVKQVFSTTETLMEIVFQGKVPGETETLMETKHWNITLTKDETWNITNAFSARNTCRSCFYPSLNEGNYPGLSHDAVISTALFEFEENPFPWLGYTSEIATTVLGFKMAETKANGDLLGIVPEGAEIVVARKDKESSTFPLAMGPDKTRAYTTGGFQFEVSRNSKSIYIQILTKLKATFTVLVFTGANLTDAAPIASFSAFHDKPTTTSTNETAGADCNIEAPYIICLPESLLTATAQGSATDTYNISVVLLTPHVARYQTQRLVKIHIFSDQCLFLDGIQSLWREDTCRLGSLTNWQRVHCVCNMKQSRGHLSVHAALNASLFNIKFLAAKVLVPPNRLDLGKMLIAEIPKNPVTLLTVLFIFAAYFLLSFWAVRKDRADRNRKNNIIVLPDNDPFDTESFLVTLHTGSRWGAGTKADVCLQLIGRNGTSDVHCLRHPQFLPFQQGSVDCFLLTTKKDLGDICSFRVWHNNKGPSPSWFLSRAKVENVTTRTTWFFICRKWLSVDHGDRFLERTFSVTNPETPLPRIDYFLIKLADSLTENHPWFSIFAHVLTGTFSRLQRLSLCLAVLLLDLLVNIMFFNADKDRDSTGHLRYLRSIALGIECALMTIPMEIILTALFKYSRKEPSPRHVAQTDPKVNSPLQDGSPKNFKERQQKFYLSETSAQPRNITPLENLPGPSSSQSTPCSRKTRSEGSPRNWSNCTVSESQANGMGTDMQTTTETPRPVAEACHRRLQSNSNIRKNYAEEGSNFQKERKPLRVGCVPCPERLHLVFRRCCFYTSWALVVAVTGLSSFFIVSYGLSYGYQTSREWLLASATSFIEKVFLISILKAIFFSAMHTLHRKTCENVPWVTLKDYSKIKSDKEMLSKDEIREARAKLAEVRSSKEYKPLEPEEVADMWKRAKIKAKALTFTKGFISHLVFLMLLFHFAYSTENANIFHYNRFIHKQFSPGLSRVLQLEHINVWLKDTFLPSIHNKIQPTFLPESRSKIIGLPRMRQVRAKNTEKKCFHPHSFINNFVISKSHCLHKYGSDTPEKGDYAGTWTKVANQSVSKDASSYGAFTYHQNRTPWTYYLYGDLHTYGPEGYVFYFFPEEGRPNSTTRLDTLQQSNWLDENTWAVIIELTTFNSDVGLFCTLSVIFEMSPFGMIKPSLSVHSFALPIFHQQTKAQVFVAVTALALLFLYIAEELLIIGQEKKDYVRKFSNIINFGLKSAFLLFVFLKILKFKAGDDIVKFYLLHPNDFINFHAIAYLDQILRITAGFLAFLAVLKTLKYCQLLYGVHLAQRLILAALPKLFSMALVAAVYFFAFTASGYLMFGQHEWNYNNMIHSAQTIISYGVSASRDTAFPSNRLSGGLFLAAFTVVMICVLIKLFQAVILSTYGEVKQSVYEEPSEEAQVVSFVLQRLRGIFYLLLCKTTKTSETDLFYSELYGQTVKRHQQHLGLETRKINGKERVYLVV, encoded by the coding sequence ATGAGACTGCTCCGTCTTCTCGTCTTTCTGGTGCTGGGCAGCTGGTCCTGGGGCTGGGCGGCCCCCGTGCCCCGTCTCTGGCCACCACCCCTGCGAGTCACCTGCTGGGGCCCGCACGGGCAAGTCTCCCAACGGCGGGACAGCGAGCGCTGGGTCTCGTGCCTGTGGAACAGCACCGTGAGCCTGCGTTACCAGCCGGCCCCGGGCATGAGAGCAGAGCCAGAGGGGAAAGAGGGGCGGCCGCCACCCCCACCTCGCTGCTTCTGGTACTTGAACTCGACGTGGGTGACAAACACCTCGCGCTGGTCGGGCCAGGTGACGCTGCAGACAGGCCTCCCGCCAGGAAGCGCTCCTCCACCCggggcctccatcctcctcacCGTGCGCTGCTCGTCGGCGTCCTGCGCTGCACCCGAGTGCTTCCACCGCGACGTCACCGTGGAGATGTGCGGGCAGGACATGAGGCTGTTCGTGCTTTGGCCGCAGACGCGCCTGATCCCCGCGCGGCAGCCGGTGGAGCTGGGCTGGTGTGCGCGCTTCAAGAGCGCCGGCTGGAAGTACCGCTTCAGCAGCCAGGGAGGCAGCCCCTCtaccctcctccttcccagcagccagcaccaaGACACGCTGCCGCCCACCGTCTACCCAACAGTCGAGCTGCGACAGACCTGCGCCACCTACTACAGCTACCGCTTGAGCGTGCGCTACAGGCGCCACGGGCTCCACGTTGCCTCGGTCAGCATCGAGCAGATGCCTCACATCAGCCTCAATCTCTCTCTCAAGGTAGAGCGGGACTTGCTGCATGTCCTCAGCATCAGCTCCATGCTCCTTAGCGTTGCTCGGCAGCCCCTCGGCCTCTCCTGGAGGCTTCAGCCCCTTTCCCCAGGGACACTGGCCTACAGACTGGTGGACACGCAGGCCACGGGGGATTGGCTCCGTTCCTACGGTTCCTTTACGCTGCAGAGCAACTTCTGTGCCGTTCCCACACCTCAGAGCCTGGGTGAGAAGGTGGTGGCCAGCATCTACTTCCACGTTGATGGAAAGGGGGTCAAGGAATCCATGGGAGAGCTACAGCTACTCAACGGTACCCTGAGCCTAACGGCAGGCAGAGAACCTCCCGTCCACGTCAACCTTCACCCAGGGGAGACCAAGAACGGCACTTACACTTACAAGGACAACCACGGAATGCCTTACACGACCGAAGAAGACGAAACCTCCATTTCCACCGATGGCCCTCACACGCGCACCGTCTTCTACCGACAGAAGGAGCTCTCCTACGTACTCTCCGTAGAGTTTGTGGCCTTCCAGTGGTACAAGTTCAATATGTACCTTTACATGAATCAGAAGAGGACTCCAGCAGAAAGAGACCCTGAAGTCCACGTCTTCACCGGCAGCCGTCCTTCCTTTGCGCAAGGCTTCACCTACCTGGTGTGGTTTATCCCTGCACAACATCCGATGCTACAGTGCGAGTGGACCTTCCACCTGCAGCTTTTTGGAACGCAAAGAGACCGCCTTCTCCAGAGCAGCACCTACACGTACAACGACCACGTAAGAAACGCCACGCGTTTTGTCCGTCGCTCCGCGTTACCCTTCGATCCAGAGAAATACACGGGGTTTGTGGCAAAAGTGAACTGTAGCAGAAGTGCACCTACACCGGCGCTTTTAAGAGTCACAGTCAACAACCACACCGCAAAAACCATAGAAGCGCCCGTGGCTTGCCGGAAGGAAGCCTGTTACATACACAGTGTGCGCATTCGGAGGCCTGCTCCTCAGACCTCTGTCCTGCGCCGGAAAAAGGGggcatcttttttcctctttgccgACGTGCGACAACGCTGCAACGTGGGTATAATTAACAAACCCTTGTGGCGAGTCTATTCTGTTAAGGACACAGAAACTATTCCGGACTGGAAAAACCCAGTCAACTCTTCTGGGATGTATGGTGTAGAAATGATACACTTAACTGTTCCCAGTTTTACTTTGGATTACGGGTTGTATCTGTTTAATTTCACTGTTGAGATAACCCCGATTGGGACCGCAACGGTCCTCAGGGGCACAGATAAAATTTACGTTCAGATCGAGAGAGACGACCTGGTGGCAAATATTTCGGGAGGCACGTTCCGCACAGTGGGCTTTTCTGATAATTGGACTCTCGATGGCTCCGCGTCCTACGATCCTGACTCGAAGGAAGGACTAAAGGGAATCACATTTACTTGGTACTGTACGAAAGAGGTGTCCGACTACCAAAACATGCAAGTCAGCCCGGGAAAGAGATGCCATCCGGCCCAGAGGGATTTGAAATGGCTAACACCCTCAGGCCCCGTTCAGGCAGTGCCACCAGAATCCCTCCTAGGAAACAGCGCCTACTACTTCCGTCTAGAGATTCAAAAGGACACGAGGAGGAGCTACGCTGACCAAACCGTAAATGTGCAGCCTGGCCCCCCACTCTTCCTGAACGTGGCATGCCTCGAAAACTGTGGGAGCACTCTAATTCCAACGGAGAGATTTATCTTGTCTGGAAAATGCCTAAACTGTAGAacaaccagccagccagcctaCTACTGGTCTCTTTTTTCAGACAACTCGACAGAAGTCAGCTTTGACTGGTCTTCCAGAACCTCAACGGGGAGGTCTGGGCCTTACCTGTCTATAAACGCTCTGACTTTTACAGAGGCTGCACATCGATCCTACGTACTCCAGTTAAAAGTAACCACCTGGGACGGGAGGGCCTCAGTCTACAGACACACGTTTAAGGTGACTGCTCCTCCTAGGGCTGGCAACTGTACCATCAACCCACGCTGGGGTACAGCCTTTCAGACAAAATTTGTTGTTCAGTGCAGTGGATTTTCTGACAGCAATTTACCTCTGACGTATAAAGTGATCGCAGCTTCCAACGTACCCCAAACGACCAAAATAACGTCTGTGGAGGAGAACACGTTTGGCACGATTCTGTACTTTGGTTACGAGCCTAGAACTCCTCCGTCTTTTCTCCCAGTCGGAGTGCCCTCTCAGAAGTACACCTTGAAGCTTTACGTCCAAGTCGCTAATTCCCTTGGGGCGTTTACCCAAGTGAATTTATATGTCCGCGTGGAGAACCCAGTTAACAGCCGGCCGCCAGCTGCTGTGTTTCATGAACTGCTGGCCTCGGTGAGCGGCTTTAACGCGCCGATGACATCTTATCTCCgggctaaaaattattttagcgcGGGTTATTTGGCTTACGTGGCGGCCTCAGTCTTAAACTATATTAAAGTCACACCAACTCTCCAGCTCCCTAAGGCTCAGTTCCGGGAAAGCCTGATTGAAACACTCCTGAATATTTCAGCCGAGAGCCTAATGGACATCAACCAAGTAGTTGCTTCTCTTTCGCAAGTCACAGAGGAAGCTGACGAAGTGACCGTCAGATCGCAAGACCTCGCCGTTAGGAAACTGTCCGAACTAACGGCAACGCTGAAGGTACAGAGGAACGAGACCCACTGGTCTGAGGATGCAGAAATTCAAAGCAGTGGAATACTAAGGGGCTTGTCCAACATCCTGAGAGCTGCTCTTCTGCCTCACACGAATGTCAACGTAGACGGAGTGAAACAGGTCTTCTCCACCACGGAAACCTTAATGGAGATCGTCTTCCAGGGCAAAGTCCCTGGCGAGACAGAAACTCTCATGGAAACAAAACACTGGAATATCACGCTGACGAAAGATGAAACCTGGAACATTACAAATGCTTTCTCTGCCAGAAACACCTGCAGAAGTTGCTTTTACCCGTCACTGAACGAAGGAAATTATCCTGGATTGTCCCATGACGCTGTGATTTCCACTGCCCTTTTTGAGTTTGAGGAGAACCCCTTCCCTTGGTTAGGTTACACGTCAGAAATCGCAACGACGGTCTTGGGGTTCAAAATGGCAGAGACCAAGGCTAACGGGGATCTACTTGGGATCGTGCCTGAAGGAGCAGAAATTGTGGTTGCTAGGAAAGATAAGGAATCTTCAACTTTTCCGTTAGCAATGGGACCCGATAAAACGCGAGCTTACACAACTGGAGGATTTCAGTTTGAAGTCAGCAGAAATAGCAAGAGCATCTACATCCAGATCCTGACAAAATTAAAAGCTACTTTCACGGTACTGGTATTTACAGGCGCCAACCTCACGGATGCTGCTCCCATAGCCTCCTTCTCGGCTTTTCACGACAAGCCAACAACCACAAGCACGAACGAGACAGCTGGCGCTGACTGTAACATTGAGGCTCCCTATATCATCTGTCTCCCAGAGTCACTGCTGACAGCCACGGCTCAAGGAAGCGCTACAGACACTTATAACATCTCCGTCGTCTTGCTGACACCCCACGTCGCGAGGTACCAAACCCAGAGACTggtgaaaatacacatttttagcGACCAGTGCTTATTCCTGGATGGGATTCAAAGCCTGTGGAGAGAAGACACGTGCAGGCTTGGCTCCTTGACCAACTGGCAGAGGGTCCACTGTGTCTGCAACATGAAGCAGAGTCGCGGGCATCTGTCAGTCCACGCTGCGTTAAACGCGTCCCTGTTCAACATCAAGTTCCTGGCAGCCAAAGTACTCGTTCCCCCCAACAGGCTCGACCTGGGAAAAATGCTGATAGCAGAAATACCTAAAAACCCAGTGACCCTCTTAACAGTGCTCTTCATTTTTGCTGCCTactttcttctgtccttctgGGCCGTCAGAAAAGACAGGGCTGACAGGAACAGGAAAAACAACATTATCGTTCTGCCAGACAACGACCCCTTTGATACAGAGAGCTTTTTGGTCACTTTACACACAGGCAGCCGCTGGGGAGCTGGCACCAAAGCAGATGTCTGTCTTCAGCTCATCGGACGGAATGGCACCAGTGACGTCCATTGTTTACGGCACCCGCAATTTTTGCCTTTCCAGCAAGGAAGCGTCGATTGCTTTCTGTTAACTACGAAGAAGGACTTGGGAGACATTTGTTCCTTCAGGGTCTGGCACAATAACAAGGGCCCATCTCCAAGCTGGTTCTTAAGCAGAGCCAAAGTTGAGAATGTGACCACCAGGACGACGTGGTTCTTCATCTGCAGGAAATGGCTTTCTGTCGACCACGGCGATCGCTTCCTAGAAAGGACATTTTCCGTCACAAACCCCGAGACACCTCTGCCCAGAATCGACTATTTTTTGATTAAACTTGCCGACAGCCTGACAGAGAACCATCCGTGGTTCTCAATTTTTGCTCACGTTCTCACTGGCACTTtcagcaggctgcagaggttGTCTCTGTGTTTAGCAGTATTGTTATTGGACTTGCTTGTTAACATTATGTTCTTTAACGCTGACAAGGATAGAGACTCTACGGGACACTTGAGGTACCTGAGATCAATAGCACTAGGAATTGAATGCGCTTTGATGACCATACCCATGGAAATCATTCTAACTGCCTTATTCAAGTATTCCCGGAAAGAACCTTCTCCTCGTCATGTGGCTCAGACAGACCCAAAGGTAAATTCGCCTCTCCAGGACGGAAGTCCCAAGAACTTTAAGGAGCGCCAGCAAAAATTCTACCTTTCGGAAACTTCAGCACAACCGAGGAATATTACTCCCTTGGAGAACCTTCCTGGTCCCAGCAGCTCACAGAGCACGCCATGTTCCAGAAAGACAAGGAGCGAGGGATCTCCCCGAAACTGGAGTAACTGCACCGTTTCTGAAAGCCAGGCGAATGGAATGGGAACAGACATGCAGACGACAACCGAAACTCCCCGTCCAGTGGCTGAGGCCTGCCACAGAAGGCTGCAATCAAATTCCAACATCCGGAAGAATTACGCAGAAGAAGGCAGCaactttcagaaagaaaggaaaccgCTACGCGTTGGCTGCGTGCCCTGTCCCGAGAGACTGCACCTAGTTTTTCGGAGGTGCTGCTTCTACACCTCATGGGCACTAGTTGTAGCTGTCACGGGGCTGTCATCGTTTTTCATCGTGTCCTACGGCTTGTCTTACGGCTATCAGACTTCTAGAGAGTGGCTTTTGGCATCTGCAACCTCCTTTATTGAGAAAGTGTTTCTCATTTCGATTctaaaagccattttcttctcAGCTATGCATACGCTTCATCGGAAAACCTGTGAAAACGTCCCATGGGTAACTCTGAAAGACTATTCTAAGATTAAGTCGGATAAAGAAATGCTGAGTAAAGATGAAATAAGAGAGGCGCGCGCAAAACTTGCTGAAGTCAGGAGCAGCAAGGAGTACAAGCCTTTAGAACCTGAGGAAGTTGCAGACATGTGGAAAAGGGCAAAAATCAAGGCCAAGGCATTGACTTTCACGAAAGGTTTCATCAGTCACCTTGTCTTTTTGATGCTGCTATTCCACTTTGCCTATTCCACTGAGAACGCCAACATTTTCCACTACAACCGATTCATCCACAAGCAGTTCTCTCCGGGCCTCTCCAGGGTACTTCAGCTGGAACACATCAACGTGTGGCTGAAAGACACTTTCTTGCCTTCGATCCACAACAAAATTCAGCCAACCTTTCTTCCCGAGAGCCGCTCCAAAATCATTGGTTTGCCTAGGATGAGGCAAGTGCGGGCTAAAAACACGGAGAAAAAGTGTTTCCATCCTCACAGCTTCATCAATAACTTTGTCATCAGCAAAAGCCACTGTCTTCACAAATACGGCAGTGACACCCCAGAGAAAGGTGACTATGCTGGCACCTGGACAAAGGTTGCCAACCAGTCTGTTTCCAAGGATGCCAGCAGCTACGGAGCGTTCACCTACCACCAAAACAGAACTCCGTGGACATATTATTTATATGGAGATTTGCACACGTACGGCCCAGAAGGATACGTGTTTTACTTTTTCCCTGAAGAAGGAAGACCTAATTCTACCACAAGGCTGGACACTCTCCAGCAGAGCAACTGGCTTGATGAGAACACGTGGGCTGTGATCATTGAACTGACTACGTTTAACTCGGATGTAGGCCTCTTTTGCACCCTCTCAGTCATATTTGAAATGTCTCCTTTTGGGATGATAAAGCCAAGTTTGTCGGTGCACTCCTTTGCACTCCCCATCTTTCATCAGCAAACTAAAGCTCAGGTGTTTGTGGCTGTAACTGCTCTTGCCCTCCTCTTCCTTTACATTGCAGAGGAGCTCCTCATCATAGGccaagagaaaaaagattatGTCAGAAAATTTTCCAACATAATCAACTTTGGCTTAAAATCAGCAttcctcctctttgtttttttaaagatcttaaaGTTTAAGGCGGGAGACGATATAGTGAAGTTTTACTTACTTCACCCGAATGATTTCATCAATTTTCATGCAATTGCTTATTTAGATCAGATTTTAAGGATTACTGCAGGTTTTTTAGCATTTCTTGCAGTTTTGAAAACTCTGAAATATTGTCAATTACTTTATGGTGTGCACCTGGCACAAAGATTGATCCTGGCAGCCCTTCCCAAACTCTTCTCAATGGCCCTCGTGGCAGCAGTGTACTTTTTTGCATTTACAGCTTCTGGCTACCTTATGTTTGGGCAGCATGAATGGAATTACAATAACATGATTCACTCAGCTCAGACCATCATTTCTTACGGTGTCTCAGCATCCAGAGATACGGCATTTCCATCCAACAGGCTGTCTGGTGGTCTGTTCCTGGCTGCTTTCACGGTTGTGATGATCTGTGTCTTGATCAAGCTCTTCCAGGCTGTTATTTTGTCTACCTATGGGGAGGTGAAACAGTCCGTATATGAAGAACCATCGGAAGAAGCACAAGTGGTTTCTTTTGTATTGCAAAGGCTGAGAGGGATATTTTACCTCCTGCTCTGTAAAACAACCAAGACCAGTGAGACTGATCTATTTTACAGTGAACTTTACGGGCAGACTGTGAAAAGACATCAGCAGCATTTAGGGCTCGAAACCAGAAAAATCAATGGGAAAGAAAGGGTTTATCTTGTCGTATGA